In Desulfolucanica intricata, the following are encoded in one genomic region:
- a CDS encoding TPR domain-containing glycosyltransferase: MTAKISLCMIVRNEAGNLRRCLASVTGAVDEIIIVDTGSTDNTREIALEFGAQVHSFPWNENFSDARNTSLEMATGDWILFLDADEELAPASKEALKKRVNNEHFEGYFIKVINYLGNEGWTETCPDLIFRLFRNRKHYRFHGAIHEQIVDVILKENKEASLQIAEEIIIYHYGYLDRQIHEKNKKIRNLKIIQRELEQTPDNQLLRYHYGVELYRAEKFGEAAEELTRAANNIDPNTIYFPKLLRYIVMSYQSAGQQEKAIDAALQGLQFFPNYADIYYYAGLSYLELKQYTKAGEAFQKAISMPEQPAQYASFNGVRGFRAYFHLGQIAEIFMNYETALKYYISSLQDNPNFTHSLECIVRILKPRENPDYTQECLKKVFDFCTPQANLLIGEIYFRQGAYQLALNHLEQCIENGLTSPEIQLWQAICLIQQQRYLEALRIIESFPPDSRIYPLAKFNKLFCFWLQGQKKKVYNFLTDLRVLGLAEDTEKVLTLLFELMDKRKKPLRVLLGQDGLALVLDIIQRLLDMNDIERVLALLKSISPESLESQSLSIAQLFFDYGYKDNAKIFLQKFLSNNRNAEAHNLMAEICQANGNYIEAEHHYRYALEFNPENPGYYIKLINLYKNRYKQILKEAAKIHPDIVTYHQLTEED; the protein is encoded by the coding sequence ATGACTGCTAAAATCAGCTTATGTATGATTGTCAGAAATGAAGCCGGCAACCTCCGCCGGTGCCTCGCCAGCGTAACCGGTGCCGTAGATGAAATAATTATTGTGGACACCGGCTCGACAGACAATACCCGTGAAATAGCCCTGGAATTTGGTGCGCAAGTGCATTCCTTTCCCTGGAATGAAAATTTCAGTGATGCTCGCAACACCTCGCTGGAAATGGCCACCGGAGACTGGATCCTCTTTTTAGATGCTGATGAGGAACTGGCCCCAGCTAGCAAAGAAGCGTTGAAAAAACGTGTAAATAATGAGCATTTTGAGGGTTATTTTATTAAAGTAATTAATTATCTGGGCAATGAAGGATGGACAGAAACATGCCCGGATCTAATTTTTCGCCTTTTTCGGAACCGCAAACACTACAGATTTCATGGAGCCATTCATGAGCAGATTGTAGATGTCATTTTAAAAGAAAACAAAGAAGCTTCCTTACAAATTGCGGAAGAGATAATAATATACCATTACGGATATTTAGACAGGCAAATACATGAAAAAAATAAAAAGATAAGAAATTTAAAAATAATTCAAAGAGAACTTGAACAGACCCCGGACAATCAATTATTAAGATATCATTACGGAGTAGAACTATACCGGGCCGAAAAATTTGGTGAAGCAGCCGAAGAGCTGACCCGGGCAGCCAACAACATTGATCCCAATACGATTTATTTCCCTAAACTATTACGCTATATTGTTATGTCTTACCAATCCGCAGGTCAGCAGGAGAAAGCCATCGATGCCGCCCTGCAGGGGCTGCAGTTTTTCCCAAATTACGCAGATATTTATTACTATGCCGGTCTTAGCTACCTGGAATTAAAGCAATACACTAAAGCCGGCGAAGCTTTTCAAAAGGCAATATCAATGCCGGAACAGCCAGCCCAGTATGCCTCTTTTAACGGTGTAAGGGGATTTAGAGCGTATTTTCACCTGGGGCAAATAGCAGAAATTTTCATGAATTATGAAACAGCCCTTAAGTACTATATTTCCAGCCTGCAGGACAATCCCAATTTCACACATTCCCTGGAATGTATCGTACGTATACTAAAACCCCGGGAAAATCCGGATTACACTCAAGAATGCCTGAAAAAGGTATTTGATTTTTGTACCCCCCAGGCTAACTTATTAATAGGAGAAATATACTTTCGGCAAGGTGCTTATCAATTAGCCTTGAATCACCTGGAGCAATGTATAGAAAACGGGCTGACATCTCCGGAAATCCAACTCTGGCAGGCCATTTGCTTAATCCAGCAGCAAAGATACCTGGAGGCTTTGAGAATCATCGAAAGCTTTCCCCCTGACAGCAGAATTTACCCTCTGGCAAAGTTCAACAAACTGTTCTGCTTTTGGCTACAGGGGCAAAAAAAGAAAGTATACAATTTTTTGACGGACCTGCGCGTTCTGGGATTAGCAGAAGACACTGAAAAAGTATTAACATTACTTTTTGAACTTATGGATAAACGAAAAAAACCACTCAGGGTATTACTTGGTCAGGACGGATTAGCACTGGTTTTGGACATCATCCAAAGATTGCTGGATATGAATGATATAGAGAGGGTTCTGGCTCTTTTAAAAAGCATTAGCCCGGAAAGCTTGGAAAGTCAAAGCCTTTCCATAGCTCAACTTTTCTTTGACTATGGCTACAAAGATAACGCTAAAATCTTTTTACAAAAATTCTTAAGCAATAACCGGAACGCAGAGGCACATAATCTCATGGCAGAAATCTGCCAGGCCAACGGTAATTATATTGAGGCTGAACATCATTACCGGTACGCATTGGAATTTAACCCTGAAAACCCCGGGTATTATATCAAACTAATTAATTTATATAAAAATAGATATAAGCAAATTTTAAAGGAAGCAGCAAAAATACACCCTGACATTGTCACTTATCACCAATTAACAGAGGAGGATTAA